The genomic segment GCAATGctaatttattatgttttaaacagGAGGTCTTTACGGAAATGGAGGAGAAGTATGGAGATGTCGAGGAGATGAATGTGTGTGATAACCTTGGTGATCATTTGGTCGGAAATGTTTATGTGAAGGTACTgtaaaattcgattttttttttattttttatgttttgtgacaTTTGCTTGATTGAACCAGACAGGTTTATGAAATTAACCgtatttcagtatttcaaacagtttactttgtttttattgtCTGAACAGTTTCGGAGGGAAGAGGATGCTGAGAAGGCTGTATTGGACTTAAATAATCGATGGTTTAATGCCCAACCAATACATGCAGAGCTCTCACCAGTTACAGACTTCAGAGAAGCCTGCTGTAGGCAGTATGAAATGGGGTCAGTGTCTCACACTTCATTCactatttgttttttaaactggaaTGGGGTTATATTAATATAGTTTATATTACAGTAATacatgaagagtttggttccaaaatgcaataaacacCATTAAAAAAGAGTTTctgccaaaatcagtattgtatctggtcggtattgaaaagtaaattttttatttaatgcaaaatgcGATATTCACAGAGTTATCAGGTCATGTTTTCTTCCTTTTTATCCAATCCACGACAAACGCCAGTCTCCTTTTTTGCAGAATTCAATATATcctctcaaccaatcacagcgcaccattccatgcATTCCTgacagtagtgttgtcaaaagacccagtactgtgataccaagtcggtactaaaaacattaaaatgtcacggtaccaggtttctttatgTACTGGTGGTATTGAGTACCTGGTCAactgcgaagcagaaaacgcggactgagtctcaaaatccagtcatgaagatgaaacttacattttaatatggagtCACGGAATTtgaagttagcataaattaatcaaatcaaatctccatatggaccagtatctgtaaatgttaagccgtaaaagttggttgaaatatgaatcctgcatgttctgtgcatctctgtgtgaatgaatgaatggcagagacgtgtgggtttgtttactacatagactgaaacacgtgacgcttgcagtaatttcagcatctgccgtctcaatgaggacatgaatacataaacaacatcaccagaactgttctgagtcacttcacaagcattttaccgtttcatttaagtaaaaccagtgtcaatttaaagggtATTcatgtcaacccgtcaaaataaaagttcatttttacataaaggcattagTGCTAGaaacattactattatttagtagaatgtatgtgatactgctactactgttgaaaaaatgaataaaacttttttttgaagaagtaaatcacacaatatttcttccatgataaaaaatgtttaaatttcattaattaaaagacaaattaaatttgggtgaaacttgtttacggtttttcataattatattacttgtagaaaaactttaaacacaattgtaagtaagtataaagaatggcattggttttatttatttatttattttttttaattagcatattttgtgttttgctttggtaccgagaaccatggattttcattGGTATttgtaccgaatactgaaattgtGGTACCATGACAACACTACTAGACAGTAATGGTGGTGTTTTGAATACACCCGGCATCCTAGTGTTCCTCatgtactttgtactttgtgatcaacaaacaagggctgcacaataaattgaatgtaattgtcatgcacatctcttcagtaaagccagttctgtgatttAATAGTactggtaaatctccatcacatgctttcagattaaAATGATTCCGATGCCGTGGATCACTGTCAGTGTTATGCTATATTGTGCTcattagatgaatcgcattcaattatgaacgtgatattgatTTGGTTTGTCAGTGTTCGTGTTTTTGTTAATGCCATTTATGGTTTTGTTAATAAAGCACATAGCAATAGTCAACTAAATTAATGTAACATGGGAAAGATTAATCAATTTATAGCATTAACGAGGTGACCCGTTGAATTAATTTTGGTCAAagtgattaatttatttttagtccaGTTTCTGTATATAAGATTAATACTAAAGTTCATAGGCTGTCATATggggatcaacttactatgttgtgtattttcatcaaaaATCTTTCATATTGATTaaatggatttattgcgttttgggaaaaaaattaaaatattttataataattcttTGAGAATCataacatttttactcaaatgaatcaaaatggatttatttcattttggaaccaaactctttacatatatatacaaacccgattccaaaaaagttgggacactgtacaaattgtgagtaaaaaaggagtaaaataatttataactCTAATAAacctatattttattcacaatagaatatagataacatatcaaatgttgaaagtgagacattttgaaatgtcatgccaaatattggttcattttggatttcatgagctacacattccaaaaaagttgggacaggtagcaataagaggccagaaaagttaaatgtacatataaggaacagctggaggaccaatttgcaaattattaggtcaattggcaactttggcatcaattacaacatcatgtctgcgtagaagaaggatccgggtactgaaatgggcagcctgcagtccagatctttcacccttagaaaacatttggcgcatcataaaaaGGAAGATAGGACAaaaaagacctaagacagttgaacaACTAGAAGTCTgttttagacaagaatgggacaacattcctattcctaaacttgagcaacttgtctcctcagtccccagacgtttgcagaccattataaaaagaagagaggatgccacacagtggtaaacatgaccttgtccaaacttttttgagatgtgatgattccatgaaatttaaaatcaacttatttttcccctaaaattatacattttctcagtttaaacatttgatatggcaTATATGTTGTATTGAagtttgaaacttccacatcattgcattctgtttttattcacaatttgtacagtgtcccaacttttttggaatcgggtttgtgtatatatatatatatatatatatatatatatatatatatatatatatatatatatatatatatatatatatatctcagtgaCACCACTTTTTCCGTCTTAACATCTCGTCTTACCACAGGGAGTGCACTAGAGGTGGTTTCTGTAATTTCATGCACTTGAAACCCATTTCTCGAGAGCTGAGGAGAGAGCTTTATGGACGTCGTAGAAAAAGGTACCAAAAACCATCTTCATCAAAGGCCAGTCTTGTGCCTTTCATTAAAGttagcatttttgtttttgtaacggAAATGATCTTTCCTTTAGACATCGTTCTCGGTCAAGATCTCATGAAAGACGCTCTGGTGACCGCAGTCGTGGAGGTCGTGAACGTGAGCGGAGAAGATCAAGAGATCGTGAACGGTCTGGAAGATTTTGAGCCATGACACAGTTTTGCTTCCTTTGTTTTGTTGCTTCGTGTCATCAACCAATGACCAGCATTTGTGTGAGACATCAGATGCCATCTTTACTTGCTTGAAACATTTAAGTTTGTCActttatttaccttttttaagTGTACGTTTGAAAGATTTTTGTTTctcaataaaaatgcatttttataaattGTCTGTGTCACATGTGTGGGGTTATTAAAATCTTAGTCATGATGAATCAGACCTGCAGGCTTTCAGCGAGTGTTGTAGGGGTGTGTCACTGCATTTCTATTAATTGGTTATGTATTGCTCATACAACACAATGGTATCAGTTTGGAAGCAGATCAAATTTATATCACTACAAAAAGATCAGGAATTATGTATGCCTTCGTAGTAGGGATATTGTTATAAGAGGCAATCTTGCAGTGGTACAGTTAAAGATGGTACTTAAAAATACTACTGTACTGGAAAACAGTTTTTATCATTGTATTCTATCAAAAATCATTAAATCTGATTATTTCCAGTGCATACACCTTATTTATCCATTGTCACCGTGGCTAGTAAGCATGACATTTGAATAAAAGTAAGAAAGAAATATCTTTGTAAGAGAAATTAGCCATAAAAGAGATCTtacatttcagctattttgagTTGTAGGCCAAATGTTTCACACgtttttacaacaacaaaaaaagttggaCATTTCCCAAGTTCTGACAGGAGGACGAACGACAGCCGCCCTCGTTCCAGCCAATCGGGTTGTGCGCCAACACATGGCCATTTCCCAAGTAAGTGATGAACCCCGTTCATATAAATGACGTGACGCAGGTACTTCTGAATACACAGCTGTTAAAGTGGACGGTCGGCGCTGATCAGCaaggtaaatgtattttatatttgttgaAAACGAAATGGCTTTAATGGACGTTACAGTATGCTATCAGCAATATATTTGAGACAAATATATctattaaatgaaaacattttgctgATTTGCATATGATATGTTTATTTgcaaaattacactttttttttttaatcatcaaatTTCTTATATGcatatcctatatatatatatatatatatatatatatatatatatatatatatatatatatatatatatatatatatatactgggaaaataaataaaactaaatgtaatTTCCATCAAAACCAATGGAATTAACTGCATTCATTTAAAtcgatttttttaataaaaaaaacagagagagaaattgTGATGATTGActgacatcacattttaaaagtcTTAAAGAGCACGAGGTTTGTGATTTGCAGGTACATGGATGATTGCCTCGTGCTCGTACATGTTATTTAAAGAACGTTTCCGATATTGAAAGAATTGTTATGTAAGCCCTATAAGTGTTTTGCGGGGAAACGATATGCAGGAAACTCTGCCTGAATGGGTTGTGAATTAAAGttttgttgtggttgttgtttgttttttgttaagaGTTTTTTAGAGCACATGGATCCACTTTAAACTTCCCCATACTTCTTGCGTCCTAGACTGGGTTGCCAGGGGTGTGTATCAAAGTCACTTCAATATCTAATAATTTGATTTTGCAGTCACGTAAATATTGTATTCATAACCGCATCAGAGTTATATTTCCATTTAAACATAGTATAAAATAGTATAAAGTTTACTTGTTTAGACTGGCAGAAGACTGAAGACGTTTACATTTGTGCACTGTCAAAAGTCAGAGTACTGCGGATCTGGCAACCCCGGTCCTAAAGAGTCACcagccatagactgtataaaaacaggtcacCACTCATGCAGTATAATCTGGTTGGTTGGCTGGTTTAATTTGCTTTTAggtaatattttgatatttaatgcATGAAAATGCCAGACGTGTGGCTTAAGTGTCTAAAACTGATCAAATACACAGGAATTGAAAATTACtgccattttctttttatttctggaTACACAAAGAGCATCTGAGCTTGCATTGTATTGTGGTCATTTCACATTAAAGCAGTCAAGCATTTATTAAAGCAGTTATGCTTGGCTTCTTAGGTTATCTGATAATGGTTCTCATACTCCGGAATTCACCTGTGGTGATGTTGAAGGAGATAAGAGTGCTGCAGACCTTGAACAAGCATTTTTAGCACTTCGGCTTCCATtgtcctgttttcttttctttctttttttttactttcaattaAATGCCTGTAATGAGGTCTGTGTTTAATAAAAGTTGTAAATATTTTCACATATTCTACAACATTACATAAATGCATCCTTGTGATATATATTCAgggaaaatgtttttgaataaagACTGAAAGAGCTGATGAACTTAATGGTAGTGACGTTGAAGTCATGTGACTATAGCCtacgtttagattttttttacttgtatttagTTTTCAAAATAGATaaaagttgtgttcatttgtgaagatgATCTTGATGAAATGTATAAGAATCATAAACCATTGTTAGTCACAGAACTTAT from the Carassius carassius chromosome 7, fCarCar2.1, whole genome shotgun sequence genome contains:
- the LOC132143680 gene encoding splicing factor U2AF 35 kDa subunit-like isoform X2, producing the protein MFVISRVNCSFYFKIGACRHGDRCSRLHNKPTFSQTILIQNIYRNPQNSAQTADASRCAVSDVEMQEHYDGFFEEVFTEMEEKYGDVEEMNVCDNLGDHLVGNVYVKFRREEDAEKAVLDLNNRWFNAQPIHAELSPVTDFREACCRQYEMGECTRGGFCNFMHLKPISRELRRELYGRRRKRHRSRSRSHERRSGDRSRGGRERERRRSRDRERSGRF
- the LOC132143680 gene encoding splicing factor U2AF 35 kDa subunit-like isoform X1, which encodes MAEYLASIFGTEKDKVNCSFYFKIGACRHGDRCSRLHNKPTFSQTILIQNIYRNPQNSAQTADASRCAVSDVEMQEHYDGFFEEVFTEMEEKYGDVEEMNVCDNLGDHLVGNVYVKFRREEDAEKAVLDLNNRWFNAQPIHAELSPVTDFREACCRQYEMGECTRGGFCNFMHLKPISRELRRELYGRRRKRHRSRSRSHERRSGDRSRGGRERERRRSRDRERSGRF